Part of the Salinimonas lutimaris genome, ATTTTTGACCGTAACGGCATATTACTGGCCGAAAACCGCCCGGTTTTCAGTTTGGAAGTCATTCCTGAACAAATAGATGATTTAAATACCACGCTTGATCGCCTGCAACGCTTGATGGGCATCAGTGATGAAGAGCGTCAGGACTTTATGGACGACCTTAAGGGTCAGCGCCGGTTCAAACCGGTTGCTCTGCGTACTCAGCTAAGCGAAGACGAAGTCGCTCGCTTCTCCGCCCATCAGCACAGATTTCCGGGCGTGTCGATTGAAGCTCGCTTGTCACGCCATTACCCGTATGGCGACACCCTGACACATATGCTGGGCTATGTGGCCAAAATCAATAAAAAAGACATGCAGAAAATATCTGAAGCCGGTGAAGCCGATAACTACGCAGCCACCCATGATATTGGCAAACTGGGTATTGAAAAATACCATGAGGATATTTTGCATGGCGAGGTGGGTTATCAGCAGGTCGAAGTAAACAGTCAGGGCCGGATCATCCGAACCCTGAGCGTGGAGCCGCCGGTGCCGGGTAAAGATATTGTACTGAATATCGATTTACGCCTGCAGCAGGCGGTTCAAAAGACCCTGGAAAGTCAGCGTGGTACGGTGGTGGTCAGCGACCCGAACTCGGGTGGCGTACTGGCGCTGTATTCTAATCCCAGTTACGATCCGAACCTGTTTGTGCATGGTATCAGTAGTAAAAATTACAGTGGCCTGCTTAATTCGCCGGACCGCCCGCTGATTAACCGGGCCACGCAGGGCCAGTATCCGCCCGCCTCCACCATCAAGCCCCATCTGGCACTGGTGGGTCTGGATTCAGGGACCATTGATAAGCAGTACACCATCAACGACACCGGCCGCTACCGCTTGCCGAATGTATCTCATGTCTGGCGCGACTGGCGTAAATGGGGACATGGTAAGGTCAATGTCACCAAGGCAATCGAGGTGTCCTGCGACACCTTTTATTACGACCTGGCCTATAAACTGGGTATAGATAAAATCAACGAAACTATGACTGAATTTGGTTTTGGTGACTACACGGGTATCGATTTGTACGAAGAGTCTGATGGCAATATGCCCAGCCGGGGCTGGAAACGGGCCCGCTTTAATCAGCCCTGGTACATTGGAGATACCATACCGGTGGGCATTGGCCAAAGCTTCTGGACAGCCACACCCATACAGCTGAATCAGTCAGTCAACACCCTGATTAATCACGGTACACGGTATGTGCCGCAATTGCTGCGCGGGTTTATGTATGATGACGGCAGTGTGGCGCTGGAAGCCCCTAAAACCCTGCGCCCGTACCAGGTGCAAAGCGATAAACACTGGGACACGGTGTTAGACGGCATGTGGCATGTGGTGAACGGATCAGAAGGAACCGGACGCAAAGCCTTTGAGGATGCCAACTATGTCTCAGCGGGTAAATCCGGTACCGCCCAGCTGTTTTCTATTGGTCAGAATGAGTCGTATCAGGCCGATAAGGTGGCCGAGCACTTGCGAGACAACGCCATGTATATTGGCTATGCGCCCTATAAGGACCCTCAGGTTAACGTGACCGTGGTGATTGAAAATGCAGGTGGTGGTAGCTCCAATGCCGCGCCGGTTGCCCGTCAGATTATGGATTATTATTTTGAAAATATTTCGGCCAATCCTCCGGCAAACCAGGACACTGACCAGGAGGCTGCACCATGAAACAAAAGAAAACGCAGATACAGAATAAAACCAGTCTGCTGGAACGATTGCATATTGATGGTGTGCTGATGGCCGGTTTGCTGGTGTTAATGGCAGTCGGTCTGGTGACCCTGTACTCCGCATCCGGGCAGGATGTAGGCCAGATTGATCGTCAGCTGGCCCGTCTGGGTGTGGGCACGCTAGTCATGTTTGGTATGGCGCAGGTGCCGCCGATGGCTTACCGCAGACTGTCCACCTACGCCTATATTGCCGGGCTACTAATGCTAATCGCCGTGCTGTTGTTCGGGGATATGGGGAAAGGTGCTCAGCGCTGGCTGGACCTGAAATTTATCCGCTTTCAGCCATCAGAACTGATGAAACTGGCGGTTCCTATGATGGTAGCCTGGTACATCAGTAAATTTACCCTGCCCCCCAAGACTACGCATATTATTACCGGCTTTATTCTGGTGGTTGTACCCACTATTCTGATCGCCAAGCAACCGGATCTGGGCACCTCTCTGCTGGTTGCCAGCTCCGGTATTTTCGCGATTTTTCTGGCCGGTATGAGTTGGCGGCTGATTGCGCTTGTTGCAGGCATGGTCGGTGCATTTTTACCAGTCATGTGGTTCTTTTTAATGAAAGAATATCAAAAGCAGCGGGTACTGACTTTTCTGAATCCGGAAAGCGATCCGCTGGGCTCTGGCTATCATATTATTCAGTCAAAAATTGCCATCGGCTCAGGTGGCCTTGAGGGTAAAGGCTGGTTACATGGCACCCAGTCCCAGCTGGAGTTTTTACCCGAACGACATACCGATTTTATTTTTGCTGTTTTTTCAGAAGAGTTTGGCCTGGCCGGCATTCTGGCCCTGCTGGCAATTTATATTTTTATTATTGGCCGTGGGCTGATGATTGCTAACCGGGCGCAGGACGCCTACAGTAAATTACTGGCCGGCAGCATTACCCTGACCTTTTTTGTTTATGTTTTTGTTAACATGGGCATGGTATCAGGACTGTTACCGGTGGTAGGCGTGCCTTTACCGCTAGTCAGTTATGGTGGCACCTCAATGGTGACTTTGATGGCCGGTTTTGGCATTCTGATGGCCATAGGAACTCAAAAGCGCTTCTTATCACGATGATAAAGCAGATATTTCAGCTGCTCGTAGTCAGCAGCATTATATTACTGACCGCCTGTCAGTCTTCTGGCCGGTATGCTCAGCACCAGGACTCGGCCCCCAACAGCGGCCATGATCAGCTTGATATGCGTGATGTCACGCCCCGCTATGAGCCGTATAAGCCGTTTAACAGCCGGGCTTATGAGGTGCTGGGCAAACGCTATTACCCCATGCAGACCGGCAAAGGTTTTACTCAGGAGGGTTTTGCATCCTGGTATGGTCAGAAATTCCATGGCCATCTGACCTCCAATGGTGAAACCTACAATATGTTCGCCATGACCGCTGCGCACAAAACCCTGCCGCTGCCCAGTTTTGTCCGGGTCACTAACCTGGCTAATGGTCGCAGTGCGGTTGTCAGGGTTAATGACCGCGGGCCATTTCATTCCGACCGCATCATCGATTTGTCCTACGCTGCCGCTATCCGGCTGGGATATCAAAAACACGGCACGGCAAAAGTGCGCCTGGAAGTTATTCATTTTGATGAAAACAATAATGTCACGGTAGGTAACCAGCCCACCGTCAGTTACGCCGAATATGCCGGGCTGACACCACCAACACCCGCACCGGCCACAGAGCCTGAACCGGACATGGCAGTAGTACAGGCATCTCAGCCACAGCCCGATACTCCGGCACCGGCTGAGGTATCGGAAACCTTTATTCAGGTGGCAGCCTTAAGTGACCTGCAACGGGCGCAGTCTGTTTCTGATGTTTTGTCTGCGCTGTATCAGGTTCCGGCTCAGATTCCACTGATAGATAATATCTACAAGCTGCGTTTAGGGCCGCTCAAAGACCGTTTTCAGGTACAAATGCTGTTGGATGAGCTGAAAAATAATGGCTATCCACACGCCTATGCTGTCAGTGAAAATTTATAATATTCTTCTTGTTTAGCCGGTCAGGTAATGAATTCTGGGTAAAATATGGCGCTCATCTGCCTTATTCGTGCCACTGGCGAGGAAATGCTGTTTTTCAAAGCAAAAAGGGTAAACTTTTGCGCCGAAAACTAGTCCTACTGTGGGGCTTACGTTACACTTTCGTTTCTGACCTAGTTAGCAACATCAACACGGTAAAAAATAGTAATCATGCATAATAATATTAATTGCGCTAAATCGTCAGTACGTGCCCGTTTTGCGGCACTGTTTACGCTGATGCTGTCGATATTTTGCATATCGGCCCAGGCCGCTGTCGTCACCCCCCCAGCTCCGGAGGTAAATGCCGAAGGTTTTGTCCTGATGGACTATGACACCGGGCAAATCATCGCTGAGAAAAATGCGGATATGCAGCTTGCACCGGCCAGCCTGACCAAGATGATGACCACCTATGTGATCGGTAAGGAACTGGAAGCCGGCAACATCAGTCTGAATGATGAAGTGACCATTTCTGAAAATGCGTGGGCCAAAAAATTTCCTGATTCTTCAAAAATGTTCATTGAAGTGGGCACCCAGGTCAAAGTGTCTGATTTGCTGCGTGGCATTATTATTCAGTCAGGCAACGACGCCTGTGTGGCTATGGCAGAACATGTGGCCGGCTCTGAAGATGCATTTGCCAGTATGATGAACGCTCATGCCGCTGCACTGGGCATGAATTCATCGCATTTTGTAAACAGCCATGGTCTGCATGATCCTGATCACTACACAACTCCACATGATATGGCGAAGCTGTCCCGCGCTCTGGTGGGCGAAACACCGGAAATTTACAGCATGTATAGCGAAAAAGAATTCGCTTACAACGGCATTAAACAATATAACCGTAACAGTCTGCTATGGGACAAAAGCCTGAATGTTGATGGTATTAAAACCGGTCATACTTCGGATGCCGGCTACAGTCTGATTACCTCTGCCGAACAAGGTGGTATGCGTTTGATTTCAGTTGTTATGGGCACCGACAGCGACCGCGCCCGTAAAACAGAAAACAAAAAGCTGCTGCGTTATGGCTTCCGTTTTTATGAAACAGTCACCCCGTATAAAGCCGGCGAAAGTTTTGTGTCGCACCGCATTTACATGGGCGACCGTGACACGGTGGATTTAGGCATTAACCAGGCCACGCCAATCACCATTCCACGTGGACAGGCAGAAAATCTGGAAGCCAACTTTGAACTGGATAAAAAGCTCGAGGCGCCACTGGAAAAAGGTCAGGTTGTTGGCACCCTGTATATTCAGCTGGACGGCAAAGATGTGGCGAAGTATCCGCTGGTGACCTTACAGGAAGTTAACGAAGGCGGTTTATTTGACCGTGTATACGACTGGGCAATGTTACAGATCGGTTGGGAAGAGTAAACAGTCTCATAAATCCTAACTAAACCTAGTTCTAAGGCGGCCAGATTTGTTACAATCTGGCCGTTTTTATTTGTACTAAAGGATATCGCATGGATACCCGTTTTGATGAATTGCTGGACTTCCCGACATTTCAGACATTTAAAGTCATGGGCGTAGCTGATGAGGCGCTCCCCGAACAGGTTATTGCCTGTTTGCAGGAGCACGCCCCCGGTGACTATACCCCTACTGTTAAGCCCAGTAGCAAAGGTAACTATCATTCTGTGTCTGTCAGCGTTAAGGTAACCAGCAAGGAACATATGGAAACCATCTATACCGAACTGGCCAAGATTGAATTGGTGAGAGTAGTATTATAAGTGGATAATCAGGCCCCCATTATTATCAGGCAGCTGGGGCGCATGCCCTACACGCCGGTATGGCAGAAAATGCAGTCCTTTACCGATACCCGGGATCAGGATGCAACAGATGAAATCTGGCTGGTTGAACATGATGCTGTTTTTACCCAGGGCCAGGCGGGTAAGGCAGAACATATACTGATGCCCGGAGATATTCCGGTGGTCAATGTAGACCGGGGGGGCCAGGTTACTTACCATGGACCAGGCCAGCAGGTCATTTATCTGCTGTTGGACATCAAGCGCCGTAAACTGGGCGTTCGTCATCTGGTCACCGCTATGGAAAATGCGGTCATTGCGCTGCTGGCACAAAGCAACATCAGCGCCTACGCCAAACAGGATGCACCGGGCGTTTATGTGGATGAACAGAAAGTCTGCTCGCTGGGGCTTCGTATTCGCCGCGGCTGCTCGTTCCATGGTCTGGCCCTGAACGTGGCGATGGACCTGTCCCCGTTTGACAGGATTAATCCATGTGGTTATGCGGGCATGCAAATGGTCGATACACAGCGGCTTGGCGGTCCGGACAATCTTGAAGTTGCCGGCCCTGCCCTCATAAAGACATTACTGAATGAATTAGCCATTCATCACACACATTACAAAGAAGGTTTTGATGAGTAACGCACGTCCTCAAGCCGGAGTGAAGCTCCGCGACGATGAAAAAGTCAAACATATTCCCGTTACAGTAATTCCCACTGAAAAAGAAGAAATGCTGCGCAAGCCTGAATGGATAAAGATCAAGCTGCCACGCACAACGGACAAAATCGATCATATTAAAAAGACGCTGCGCAAGAATAACCTGCACTCCGTCTGCGAAGAAGCCAGTTGTCCGAATCTGGCAGAATGCTTTAACCACGGTACGGCCACGTTCATGATTCTGGGTGATATTTGCACCCGTCGTTGCCCGTTCTGTGATGTGGGTCATGGTAAGCCACTGCCTCCGTCAGCCGAAGAACCGCTGAAACTGGCTACCACCATTGCTGAGATGAATCTTAAGTACGTGGTAATCACCTCGGTGGACCGCGATGACCTGCGCGATGGCGGTGCTCAGCATTTTGTTGACTGCATTAATGCTATTCGCGAACATAGTCCGCAAACAACCATTGAAGTCTTAGTGCCTGATTTTCGTGGCCGGATGGACCGTGCTCTGGAGATTTTTAAAAATGGAGTACCGGATGTCTTCAACCACAATCTGGAAACCATCCCACGTCTGTACCGGGAATGTCGCCCGGGCGCGAACTACCAGTGGTCTCTGGATCTGCTGAAAAAGTTCAAGGAACAACATCCTGAAATCCCGACCAAATCAGGTCTGATGATGGGTATGGGTGAAGAAAACGAAGAAATTCAGACAGTACTTCAGGACCTGCGTGTTCACAATGTAGACATGCTGACGCTGGGTCAGTATCTGCAACCTAGCCGCCACCATTATCCGGTGAAGCGTTATGTGCATCCGACTGAATTTGATGAGCTGGGCGACTTTGCCCGTAGCATTGGCTTTACCCAGGCTGCGTGTGGTCCTATGGTTCGTTCAAGCTATCATGCTGACCAGCAGGCTGCTGGTAAAGAAGTAAAATAATCGGTAGCCATGACAAATAAAACATGAACAATAAAAAAGGCCAGCACTGACAAAGTGCTGGGCTTTTTTGTATCAGTGCAACCGGTTAGTCCAGCTGCAATTTATCCATCAACAACACAGCCTGCGTACGAGTGTTAATTTCCAGTTTACGCAAAATGGCACTGATATGCGCCTTGATAGTAGCTTCGGTAACATTCATTTCATGCGCAATCTGCTTGTTCATCAAGCCTGCGCGTAAGAATGATAATACCTGAATTTGCTTGGGTGTCAGCTCTCTGAAACGTTGCAATAAGGTCGCCAGCTCTTCATTCACGGCCTCCAATTCAGCCTGCATGGATTCAGGTACCCAGGTTTCGCCCTGAGTAATTTTCATAATCGCATCGGCCATCTCTTTGGTCGGCGACGATTTAGGAATAAAACCCTGTGCGCCCAGGCTCATGACCTGTGCCACGACTTCTACCCCTTCGCTGGCAGATACTACTGCAATAGGCAGATCCGGGTACGCTTCCCGAATAGTGATAAGCCCATTGAAATATTCTGCACCAGGCATGGTTAAATCCAGCAGCACCAGATTGATAGCACGCTGACTGTTCAGCGTTGTCATCGCAGACTCAAGTGAGTCTGCTTCTAAAATTTCTGCATCTTTAAAATAAGGTGCCAGAGCACCGCGCAGTGCCTCACGAAACAACGGATGATCGTCGGCTACCAGTATCTGCGTCATACTAATCTCAAAACCTTTTTATTGTTTGCGTACAGTAATACTTTAGACTAAGAAGGGAAAGTGAAAAAGATCAAAACACCAAATTAAACAGCAAGATTTCCGTATCAGTAATTGGAAAATACTGTCAACAAGGTAGAATTGCCGCCATCCCTGATTAGTAAAGGCAAGCCAACGTGCACAAACCAGACAATATCTTCGCCAACCCCATGGAGTCGGTGGAAGATTTCAAATTTGACGAAGCCGTCGCTGATGTATTCCCGGATATGATTCAACGCTCAGTGCCGGGATACCAGACTATTGTACACACCATCGGTGAACTTGCCAGCCGTTATGTTAAAACCGCCACCCGGGTTTATGATTTAGGTTGTTCATTAGGCGCTGCCAGCCTGTCGGTGGCACGTGGCACCGCCAACACGCCCTGCGACATTATAGCTGTTGATGCTTCACAAGCTATGACCGAGGGCTGCGAACGCCGGATTAAGTCATTTTCTTTACCCAATCCGATTACCGTACAGTGTGATCTTGCCCAGAATACGAATATCACTAATGCATCAATGGTGGTGATGAATTTTACGCTCCAGTTTATTCAGCCAGAGTTACGGCTTGATTTGCTAAAACAAATCTATGCGGGTCTGAATCCTGGCGGAATTCTGGTGCTGTCTGAAAAGATCAGCCATGAAACCCTGCAGGGCAATGAATTGCTGATTGATTTACACCATCAGTTTAAACGCGATAACGGTTACAGTGAGCTGGAAGTGTCCCAGAAACGTGCGGCGCTGGAAAACGTCATGCTGACCGATTCGTTTTCCCAGCATGATCAGCGCCTGCGCGAGGCGGGTTTCAGCGATGTTGTAATGTGGTACAAATGCTATAACTTCATGTCTCTGGTCGCCATTAAAGGAGACGCTACAGATGCATAAACTGGTTGAACAATGGACAGCTGATGCTTACCGCGAGCTGCTTGACTCTCCGTTACGTCACTGGCTTGAAACGCTGCCGGCGCAGATGCAACAGTGGTCTTCCACCGGCCAGCATGGCGAATTTAATAAATGGTGCCGTCTGCTGGAGAAACTACCGGTAACCCATCCGTCACAATGCGAGCTTGGCAGTGAAGTTCGCATTGGTAGTGCGGCAGACATTGATACCTATACCCACAAACAGATAGACGGTTTGCTGCGTCAGTTTATGCCCTGGCGCAAAGGTCCTTTTCATGTACACGGCATTCATATAGATACCGAGTGGCGTTCAGACTGGAAGTGGGAACGGGTCGCCGGGCACATCAGCGATCTGAACAACCGTCAGGTACTGGACGTGGGCTGTGGCAGTGGTTACCACCTGTGGCGGATGCATGGCGCAGGCGCTAAGGCCGTGTACGGTATCGACCCCACTCAGCTGTTTTATATTCAGTTTCAGGCTATCAAGCATTTTGTTGGTCAGGCGCCGGTTCATTTCCTGCCGCTGGGTATTGAACAGATGCAGCCGCTTGAAGCCTTTGATACGGTATTTTCAATGGGCGTATTGTACCACCGCAAAGATCCAATCCAGTTCCTGGAACAATTGAAAATGCAATTGCGTCGTGGTGGTGAACTGATACTTGAAACCCTGGTGGTGGAAGGCGATGAACATACTGCCCTGATGCCGGTTGACCGGTATGCCCAGATGCGTAACGTGTGGTTTTTACCCAGCGTTGACGCGCTGACACTGTGGCTAAGCCGGCTGGGATTTGTGGATATCAGACTGGCTGACATTAATGATACTACGCTGGACGAACAGCGGGCAACGGACTGGATGCAGGGTCAGTCACTGCAAGATTTTCTGGACCCTGAAGATCTTTCACTGACAGTGGAAGGCTATCCGGCCCCCAAACGGGCAGTACTGGTTGCCACGCGCAAGTAAGACCACATAACACTTGCCAGAGCCGGGACTTGGCATAATAGTTGTAACCTGTCTTTCACCGATAATGTGCGAATACGCACCAGGACAGGTAGTGATATGGAGCTTGAGCGATTTTTAGCGGACCACCAGTTACCCGAAGGCTATGGACACATTGCACAAAAATGGTTCATTCCGCTTGCCGAAGAAATTCTCACGCACAAAGAAAGTGCATCGACACCTTTCTTTGTTGGCGTTAACGGCTGTCAGGGGTCGGGCAAATCGACCCTCTGTGACTTTTTAAAGTTTTATCTGGAAGCACAGAACCACCAGGTGGTGGTACTGTCGCTGGATGATTTTTACCTTAGCCAACCTGCCCGTGTCACTCTGGCTGAGCAGGTTCATCCCCTGCTGGCTACCCGGGGTGTGCCAGGCACTCACGATACTGACCTGGCCCAACAGGTTATCGCTTCACTGCAACAGGGACAGAGCGTGGCCCTGCCGCGTTTTAATAAAGCAACGGACAATCCTTATCCAACTGAACAATGGCCTGTGATCAATAACCGGACCGATATCGTTCTAATGGAAGGTTGGTGCTGGGGAGTACCACCGCAAGACAGCGCAGCGCTTGCTGAACCGGTGAATTCACTTGAGCAAAACGAAGATTCGGATGGCCGGTGGCGACATTATGTTAACGACCAGCTTGCCGCTGCCTATCAGCCCTTATTTGATGCCATGCAATACTGGGTCATGCTCAAAGGACCTTCTTTTGATCATGTGTACCAGTGGCGCTGTGAACAGGAACACAAACTGATTGCCCGGTTGGTTCGCGAAGGCGTACCGGATGCCCGTCAGCAAGGTATGACCGATGCGCAAATCAGTCGATTTATCCAACACTATCAGCGCCTGACCGAGCATGGTTTTGCGCAATTGCCCCAGCACTGTCACACGGTATTTGAACTTGATGGTGATCGCCAGATCACCGGTGTACAAAAAGGGAACGTATGAATCAGCCACAGATGATGGTGTTTACTGATATGGATGGGACGCTGCTTGACCACCATACCTATAGTTTTGACGCGGCCAAACCCACACTGGCGGCCCTTCATCAGCGGCATGTACCGGTGATCCCCACCACCAGCAAAACCTTTGCAGAAATGCTGGTATTGCGGGAGCAAATCGGGCTGACTGGCGCATTTATCGTCGAAAACGGCGCGGCAGCCTACATTCCGCATGGCTTTTTTGACCAGAAACCAGCCGGCACGGTGTGGCAGGACGGTTTCTGGTGCAAATCGTTTATTTCCGGCAAAAACTACTGGCTTAAATTGCTGGAAAAGATTAAACCAGAATTTGCCGGTGAATTTGCTCATTTTTCGCAAATGTCGGTGACCGACATTATGGATGCCACCGGTCTGGACGAGCCATCCGCCAAACTGGCTGCACAGCGTCAGTTTGGTGAGCCGGTACTGTGGCAGTCATCCGAAGAACGCAAACAGGCTTTTATGCAGGATGTGATAAACCGGGGCGGTTATCCGCTGGAAGGCGGACGGTTTATTCATATCTCCGGCGACTGTAATAAAGGCGCGGCCCTGCAGTGGCTAACTGAAGAATATCAGCGCCAGACCGGCACTCCCTGTCAGTCCGTGGCGCTGGGCGACGGTAAAAACGATATTGCCATGCTGGAAGCGGCGGATATTGCCGTACGAATTGCCTCGCCCAGCCATGCTCCCCCCGAATTACAAAAAGAAGAACAGGTTTACACCAGTACCCAACTCGGCCCAGAAGGCTGGAATGAAATATTAACAAAATTGCTTTCATTGCATGATTAGGAGGACACATGGCCGATTTTTACCAAAATGGTGTGGTCACAACTTTACATAACCTGGCAAACCGCCCGACCGAAGAATTAGAAGCAGAGCTTTTACGATTTTCTCAAAAGCGCCCGATGGCGCTGATACTGCCTTCTTTGTATTCGGAGCTGGAAGGCGAAGCCCTGCCCCATATTCTTGATGAGCTGACCAACGTACCCTACCTGTCAGAAATTGTGATTGGGCTGGACAGATCCACCAAGGAACAGTACCAGCATGCGCTGAAGTTTTTCGGCCGCCTGCCCCAGCACCACCGGGTTCTGTGGAACGATGGCCCGCGTCTTAAAGCCATTGATGAGGAACTGACCGAGCTGGGTCTGGCCCCGAAAGAATTGGGCAAAGGCCGGAATGTCTGGTACTGCATGGGCTATATTCTGGCCTCAAACCGCGCTGAGTCTGTTGCTCTGCACGACTGCGATATTCTGACCTATAACCGTGATCTGCTGGCCCGCCTGATTTATCCGGTAGCCAACCCAATGTTCAACTATGAATTCTGTAAGGGTTACTACGCCCGGGTAGCTGACGGCAAAATCAACGGCAGGGTGTCTCGCTTACTGGTTACGCCATTGCTGCGGGCGCTTAAACGCACTCTGGGCGACAACGAATACCTGGAATTTATGGACAGCTTCCGGTATCCGCTGGCCGGTGAATTTTCATTTCGCCGGGACGTGCTTAACGACATTCGCATTCCCAGCGACTGGGGACTGGAAATTGGCGTCTTGTCAGAGATGCACCGCAATTACTCTCACAACCGGCTGTGTCAGGCAGATATTGCCGAAACCTATGATCATAA contains:
- the cmoB gene encoding tRNA 5-methoxyuridine(34)/uridine 5-oxyacetic acid(34) synthase CmoB, which codes for MHKLVEQWTADAYRELLDSPLRHWLETLPAQMQQWSSTGQHGEFNKWCRLLEKLPVTHPSQCELGSEVRIGSAADIDTYTHKQIDGLLRQFMPWRKGPFHVHGIHIDTEWRSDWKWERVAGHISDLNNRQVLDVGCGSGYHLWRMHGAGAKAVYGIDPTQLFYIQFQAIKHFVGQAPVHFLPLGIEQMQPLEAFDTVFSMGVLYHRKDPIQFLEQLKMQLRRGGELILETLVVEGDEHTALMPVDRYAQMRNVWFLPSVDALTLWLSRLGFVDIRLADINDTTLDEQRATDWMQGQSLQDFLDPEDLSLTVEGYPAPKRAVLVATRK
- a CDS encoding P-loop NTPase fold protein; translation: MELERFLADHQLPEGYGHIAQKWFIPLAEEILTHKESASTPFFVGVNGCQGSGKSTLCDFLKFYLEAQNHQVVVLSLDDFYLSQPARVTLAEQVHPLLATRGVPGTHDTDLAQQVIASLQQGQSVALPRFNKATDNPYPTEQWPVINNRTDIVLMEGWCWGVPPQDSAALAEPVNSLEQNEDSDGRWRHYVNDQLAAAYQPLFDAMQYWVMLKGPSFDHVYQWRCEQEHKLIARLVREGVPDARQQGMTDAQISRFIQHYQRLTEHGFAQLPQHCHTVFELDGDRQITGVQKGNV
- a CDS encoding HAD-IIB family hydrolase, which encodes MNQPQMMVFTDMDGTLLDHHTYSFDAAKPTLAALHQRHVPVIPTTSKTFAEMLVLREQIGLTGAFIVENGAAAYIPHGFFDQKPAGTVWQDGFWCKSFISGKNYWLKLLEKIKPEFAGEFAHFSQMSVTDIMDATGLDEPSAKLAAQRQFGEPVLWQSSEERKQAFMQDVINRGGYPLEGGRFIHISGDCNKGAALQWLTEEYQRQTGTPCQSVALGDGKNDIAMLEAADIAVRIASPSHAPPELQKEEQVYTSTQLGPEGWNEILTKLLSLHD
- a CDS encoding glycosyltransferase family protein, with the protein product MADFYQNGVVTTLHNLANRPTEELEAELLRFSQKRPMALILPSLYSELEGEALPHILDELTNVPYLSEIVIGLDRSTKEQYQHALKFFGRLPQHHRVLWNDGPRLKAIDEELTELGLAPKELGKGRNVWYCMGYILASNRAESVALHDCDILTYNRDLLARLIYPVANPMFNYEFCKGYYARVADGKINGRVSRLLVTPLLRALKRTLGDNEYLEFMDSFRYPLAGEFSFRRDVLNDIRIPSDWGLEIGVLSEMHRNYSHNRLCQADIAETYDHKHQDLSLNNDQGGLSKMSIDITKAVFRKLATQGTTFSTEMFRSIKATYYRIALDFVETYHNDALMNGLTLDIHREEKAVEMFASNIMKAGQSFLDNPMETPFIPSWNRVTSAVPDILDRLLEAVEADTSELLG